One region of Esox lucius isolate fEsoLuc1 chromosome 17, fEsoLuc1.pri, whole genome shotgun sequence genomic DNA includes:
- the mustn1b gene encoding musculoskeletal embryonic nuclear protein 1b yields MSQPGEVKKKKRPVMKEEDLKGARSKLGLKGEPKSKTYEVMVECERMGKVAPSVFSGVRSGGETALEKPKAPAASVFGK; encoded by the exons ATGTCTCAG CCTGGTGAGGTGAAGAAGAAAAAGCGTCCAGTTATGAAGGAGGAGGACCTGAAAGGAGCCCGTAGTAAACTGGGGCTGAAGGGGGAGCCCAAGAGTAAGACCTATGAGGTCATGGTAGAGTGTG AGCGTATGGGGAAGGTGGCCCCCTCTGTGTTTAGTGGGGTGAGGTCTGGTGGAGAGACTGCACTGGAGAAGCCTAAAGCACCAGCAGCCAGCGTCTTTGGCAAATAG